The Styela clava chromosome 2, kaStyClav1.hap1.2, whole genome shotgun sequence genome contains a region encoding:
- the LOC120336393 gene encoding uncharacterized protein LOC120336393 isoform X1, whose amino-acid sequence MEAVTQNNKKKQDSEALMEYLRRNPPRVKSIGEVVNLLHVISTEQRSCNVLRSCVDKVLMNMSNIRTLRDIIERLRSVSRTNGFRFELPASSSPETRCRLVSDMFSVKIILGTSNTPDHSPTVIDVSIQHSDEYRTSPHLINIIRAGKFLELSSHLQGLTEMYLTSGSRPSRTKVYMSLQSLETDLVKMSQIYKDTHKDASALDIVMNGTVGVLTPRLAGDRSHFAFFVSPYDLIDTSAKQKISLNDVVPKHIGLHAEVSIEQRSTACNLPITPLITNKHPIDASGMPRFLDISHHNSMMLQACFVLHLKPPVPVLSKVVEDIAKITNLGISSEDDHTTKPYLELLNANKKTFKIPLGDEIHVYHLDISELKGSLVNKVYFTHPGHVPAILCCLRKQSHLNTLISSCIRDTKLEIKKYKQWYFEVSCSRNIDKVCVIMEHPSTKSTASLEIKLDKSGFQSCTIFTGRGDPPLCTDEFVAKVLSKCSSLPITMRKLIEQSIKNPKKEAEVNRARPLFAPSTHQPPPTLLTVVKKPPINQQSRSSSSSTPTPTVFPSSGSMTTTPTQFPLPHPVDHHKPATPKKEKVQKNPMLTQLLIPNNQEMMEPAAPMKSHPMLMGLLKDDLEQDQAQTNTQRGGKIPTPQGGYQSNQLTTMLSGGSGQFNPASGFMSPSSTYGGMEPPIPMSGSHTMPPPSYPSSHSQNQIGQLPNMSPVQHSPAAGMQQFQRLSEVDEMTGPVTPTLSFGMMSPGLSSPGLPQQGRGRRASRQKSYPIENSDFPVFETSQDSFQAQMNIETDALNELLAMQHRQGMTTLRRTDSMSPGVSLGSHMPLQHSSSLKSISENMGNNNLLTRSSSASSGKGGRSMMSPGPRGLRTPEGMMTLGSPPMFDASGNNQRGSRVKSFDSHQSELFRSPLPSMSPGGLSMNFPLSAGSMQDPEADPFTFDDNKNPSKISMTETTVGAGSTQRSNKPPLYHSTSTDEAMKELAKSKPVLLRALTEDLSFKPETQRPTGSSAQGLMPNLTSLVQSSTSNHSLFDLPNKLMTSTSITTMPDKGLVRQNAVDKPGSTTPGRSGDTKNEKAVRRRNSSKNDEGKAPAKKRGRPPSVKDHGGKKKKGEGGGPQSDDPNANPPIMLNIQLSSTGAPISSTTKTKPLLGSALPQKNQTGINPIPVPATSITSIGTSNNNTTNAPTTTSSTGLSGTPMSILSDIEKYLKSQEELQSRKKKKVIGKTPFQSKQSFGPQSSSSSITSADKNQQGYQLGKHPGSVSPRNGGAGVMAQKRARKNSIEDIVTKLASDKMSTNIPGVSSPSIQDSGKQSFEKDANSNLLTKSKSLLSNSPYQKPPGSIMSKLPQGSTEEKNIKSGTIPKPLGHAKSLISKINPNLNTMLKGGFTAKTGRPQVTELPSGMKTQGESDMEKVLKFVNQAAAATAAKGPTMHAPAPLNKVGAPKVPRNPPPAKVRSITPTSVPVGSSPIQRKSPSQMLTKTLSSDLAARQLSAKLSGSNSAGTPPPVKKSPLRNPSIGGLPARPSSASSIDPPSSSFSKSLSTSPTPVAIGFARKSAPGSDQHFVAPSISPNSKRTSSPQIQRTTSPLTRIDDKVGKAIISGRSPHRPSPTHSRISTPIPSGSPQSPDDRLMIIDDAASSTQGSSTLTQIRDEQTPVFISGRSLNERQSPERAAMPTPLSPTPAMQKSSSILQGSKRAPTPRNITLSPSLSPALSSPYIPDDELMNQAVT is encoded by the exons ATGGAAGCAGTTacacagaataataaaaaaaaacaagatagtGAAGCACTAATGGAGTATTTGAGGAGAAATCCTCCTCGTGTAAAAAGCATTGGTGAAGTTGTCAACTTATTGCATGTG ATATCGACTGAGCAGAGATCATGCAATGTATTGCGTTCTTGCGTAGACAAAGTTTTAATGAATATGAGTAATATTCGTACATTACGAGATATTATTGAAAGATTAAGATCTGTATCAAGAACTAACGG TTTTCGCTTTGAACTTCCTGCTTCTTCAAGTCCAGAAACAAGATGTCGTCTTGTGTCAGATATGTTTAGTGTCAAAATAATACTCGGAACGTCAAATACACCTGACCATAGTCCTACAGTTATTGACGTCAGCATACAACACAGTGATGAATATAGAACTTCTCCACATCTTATTAATATAATAAG AGCTGGAAAATTTTTGGAACTATCCTCCCATCTCCAAGGATTAACGGAAATGTATTTGACTTCTGGGAGTAGACCAAGTAGAACTAAAGTTTATATGTCATTGCAATCTCTTGAAACTGACCTGGTTAAGATGAGTCAAATATACAA GGACACACACAAAGATGCTTCTGCTTTGGATATTGTAATGAACGGTACAGTTGGTGTATTGACTCCTAGACTGGCTGGTGATAGATCACATTTTGCTTTCTTTGTTTCACCATATGATTTGATTGACACATCTGCCAAACAGAAAATATCACTCAATGATGTTG TGCCAAAACACATCGGACTTCACGCTGAAGTGAGTATCGAACAGAGATCTACTGCCTGTAATCTTCCTATTACACCGTTGATCACGAACAAACATCCTATTGATGCGTCTGG CATGCCAAGGTTTCTAGATATTAGTCATCACAATTCTATGATGCTACAAGCATGTTTTGTACTTCATCTTAAACCACCAGTTCCAGTGCTTTCTAAAGTTGTTGAAGACATCGCAAAAATTACAA ATCTTGGAATCAGTTCTGAAGATGATCACACAACCAAGCCATATCTTGAATTACTGAATGCTAATAAGAAAACTTTTAAG ATACCTCTTGGTGATGAGATTCATGTTTATCATCTTGATATATCGGAATTGAAGGGAAGTTTAGtaaataaagtttattttacACATCCTGGCCATGTTCCTGCTATATTATGTTGTCTGAGAAAGCAGTCTCACTTAAACACACTTATTTCAAGTTGCATAAGAGATACAAAATTAG aGATTAAAAAGTACAAGCAGTGGTATTTTGAAGTATCATGTAGCAGAAATATTGACAAAGTTTGTGTAATAATGGAACATCCTTCAACAAAAAGCACAGCATCTT TGGAAATCAAACTTGACAAGTCAGGTTTTCAGAGTTGTACAATATTTACTGGGCGAGGTGATCCACCTCTATGTACTGATGAATTTGTTGCAAAAGTTTTAAGCAAATGTTCCTCACTTCCAATCACAATGAG AAAACTCATTGAACAAAGCATCAAGAACCCGAAGAAGGAAGCTGAAGTGAATCGGGCTCGTCCGTTATTTGCTCCCTCTACCCACCAACCCCCACCTACATTACTTACAGTGGTGAAGAAACCTCCGATTAATCAACAGTCCCGCTCCAGTAGTTCGTCGACCCCAACACCCACAGTGTTTCCAAGCAGTGGCAGCATGACTACTACCCCTACACAATTCCCATTACCTCATCCAGTTG atcaCCATAAACCTGCTACACCGAAAAAAGAAAAAGTCCAGAAAAATCCTATGTTGACTCAACTTCTGATACCAAATAATCAAGAAATGATGGAACCAGCAGCTCCTATGAAG AGTCACCCAATGCTAATGGGTCTTCTAAAAGACGATTTGGAGCAAGATCAAGCCCAAACAAACACCCAGCGAGGTGGGAAAATCCCCACTCCACAAGGAGGATATCAGTCTAATCAATTGACTACCATGTTAAGTGGTGGTAGCGGACAATTCAATCCGGCATCTGGATTCATGTCACCTAGTTCAACATATGGTGGCATGGAACCTCCCATTCCAATGAGTGGGTCACACACTATGCCCCCTCCGAGTTACCCTTCATCCCATTCACAAAATCAAATAGGACAACTACCAAACATGTCTCCTGTACAACATTCTCCTGCAGCAGGAATGCAGCAGTTTCAG CGACTGAGTGAAGTAGATGAGATGACAGGACCAGTTACTCCAACTCTATCATTTGGAATGATGTCACCTGGACTATCTTCACCAGGATTACCTCAACAAGGGAGAG GTAGAAGAGCAAGCCGCCAGAAATCTTATCCGATTgaaaattcagattttcctGTGTTTGAGACTTCGCAAGATTCCTTTCAGGCG CAAATGAATATCGAAACTGATGCTCTCAATGAGTTACTTGCAATGCAGCACAGACAAG GAATGACAACTTTAAGAAGAACAGACTCTATGTCCCCTGGTGTAAGCCTAGGATCACACATGCCACTGCAGCATTCTTCATCTCTCAAATCGATTTCAGAGAATATGGGGAACAACAATTTACTTACAAG aAGCTCATCAGCCAGCAGTGGAAAAGGTGGAAGGTCAATGATGTCTCCTGGACCTCGAGGTTTAAGAACTCCTGAAGGCATG ATGACTCTGGGATCTCCACCAATGTTTGATGCTTCTGGTAATAATCAGAGG GGTTCGAGGGTCAAATCATTCGATAGCCATCAGAGTGAGTTATTTCGGTCGCCGTTACCATCTATGTCACCTGGGGGATTATCGATGAATTTTCCACTCAGTGCTGGATCAATGCAAGATCCTGAGGCTGATCCATTTACATTTGATGACAACAA AAACCCTTCAAAAATCAGTATGACAGAAACTACGGTCGGCGCTGGATCTACACAACGTAGTAACAAACCACCTCTATATCACAGTACCTCAACAG ATGAAGCAATGAAAGAGTTGGCCAAAAGTAAACCAGTATTACTACGGGCACTTACAGAAGATCTATCTTTCAAACCAGAAACTCAACGTCCAACTGGAAGCTCTGCCCAAG GTTTGATGCCAAACTTGACGTCTTTAGTGCAATCCTCGACTTCAAATCATTCTTTGTTTGATTTGCCAAACAAACTAATGACTTCTACATCAATAACAACAATGCCAGACAAAGGACTAGTACGACAAAACGCCGTCGATAAACCAGGAAGCACCACACCT GGAAGATCAGGAGATACCAAGAATGAAAAGGCAGTGAGAAGAAGAAATTCGAGTAAAAATGATGAAGGAAAAGCGCCGGCTAAAAAGCGAGGACGTCCACCTTCTGTCAAAGATCATGGAG GTAAGAAAAAGAAGGGTGAAGGAGGCGGACCACAAAGTGATGACCCAAATGCAAATCCACCAATCATGTTAAACATACAACTGTCATCAACTGGGGCTCCTATATCATCAACAACCAAAACTAAACCATTGCTTGGATCAGCACTACCGCAGA AGAATCAGACTGGCATCAATCCCATACCTGTTCCCGCTACGTCGATTACAAGTATTGGGACAAGCAACAACAACACAACTAATGCACCAACCACAACTAGCAGTACCGGGTTATCTGGAACACCAATGTCAATTCTTAGTGATATTGAAAAATATCTCAAATCACAAGAAGAACTACAGAGTAGAAAGAAAAAGAAAG TTATAGGAAAAACGCCATTCCAGAGTAAACAATCATTTGGTCCTCAATCATCTTCCAGTAGTATTACATCTGCAGATAAGAATCAACAAGGTTATCAACTTGGTAAA CATCCTGGCTCAGTTTCACCTCGGAATGGAGGTGCTGGAGTGATGGCTCAAAAACGTGCTCGAAAAAACTCAATCGAAGATATTGTCACAAAATTGGCATCAGACAAAATGTCAACTAACATTCCAGGTGTGTCATCTCCATCAATTCAAG ATTCAGGCAAACAATCATTCGAAAAAGACGCAAACAGTAATTTACTGACAAAATCAAAGTCATTGCTTTCAAATTCTCCATATCAGAAACCACCAGGAAGCATCATGAGTAAACTTCCACAGGGAAGCACagaagaaaaaaacataaaaagtggAACAATTCCCAAGCCATTAGGTCATGCAAAGAGCCTAATTAGCAAAATAAATCCTAATCTCAACACTATGCTTAAAGGAGGCTTTACTGCCAAAACAGGACGTCCCCAAGTTACGGAACTTCCATCAGGGATGAAGACACAAGGAGAATCTGATATggaaaaagttttgaaatttgttaatcAAGCTGCTGCTGCAACGGCGGCGAAAGGTCCAACAATGCATGCACCTGCACCATTGAACAAAGTTGGGGCTC CTAAAGTTCCACGGAATCCGCCACCAGCCAAAGTCAGAAGCATCACACCAACGTCTGTTCCTGTGGGCAGTAGCCCAATTCAAAGAAAATCACCTTCGCAAATGCTGACCAAAACTCTCTCATCTGATTTAGCTGCACGACAGTTATCTGCCAAACTTTCTGGATCCAACTCTGCAGGAACTCCGCCACCTGTTAAAAAGTCACCTCTGAGAAATCCTTCTATAGGGG gTCTTCCCGCAAGACCGAGTTCTGCATCATCAATAGATCCTCCGTCTTCAAGTTTCTCAAAATCTCTTTCAACTTCACCGACTCCTGTTGCTATCGGTTTTGCCAGAAAATCCGCACCTGGATCAGATCAACATTTTGTAGCACCTTCTATTTCACCTAATTCGAAACGAACATCATCACCTCAGATTCAACGAACAACGTCGCCACTTACTCGCATCGATGATAAAGTTGGAAAAG CTATTATATCGGGCCGTAGTCCGCACCGGCCAAGCCCTACCCACTCTCGCATTTCTACTCCCATTCCCTCTGGAAGTCCTCAGTCACCTGATGATAGGTTGATGATAATCGATGATGCTGCATCTTCTACTCAAGGTAGCTCAACGTTGACTCAAATCAGAGATGAACAGACACCTGTCTTCATATCG GGAAGAAGTTTGAATGAGAGACAATCTCCCGAACGTGCTGCAATGCCAACCCCTCTTTCACCAACCCCTGCAATGCAGAAAAGTTCTAGTATTCTGCAAGGATCAAAGAGAGCTCCAACTCCTCGAAATATTACTTTGTCTCCATCGCTGAGTCCAGCTTTATCCAGTCCATATATACCAGATGATGAGTTGATGAATCAAGCTGTGACATAA
- the LOC120336393 gene encoding uncharacterized protein LOC120336393 isoform X2, whose amino-acid sequence MEAVTQNNKKKQDSEALMEYLRRNPPRVKSIGEVVNLLHVISTEQRSCNVLRSCVDKVLMNMSNIRTLRDIIERLRSVSRTNGFRFELPASSSPETRCRLVSDMFSVKIILGTSNTPDHSPTVIDVSIQHSDEYRTSPHLINIIRAGKFLELSSHLQGLTEMYLTSGSRPSRTKVYMSLQSLETDLVKMSQIYKDTHKDASALDIVMNGTVGVLTPRLAGDRSHFAFFVSPYDLIDTSAKQKISLNDVVPKHIGLHAEVSIEQRSTACNLPITPLITNKHPIDASGMPRFLDISHHNSMMLQACFVLHLKPPVPVLSKVVEDIAKITNLGISSEDDHTTKPYLELLNANKKTFKIPLGDEIHVYHLDISELKGSLVNKVYFTHPGHVPAILCCLRKQSHLNTLISSCIRDTKLEIKKYKQWYFEVSCSRNIDKVCVIMEHPSTKSTASLEIKLDKSGFQSCTIFTGRGDPPLCTDEFVAKVLSKCSSLPITMRKLIEQSIKNPKKEAEVNRARPLFAPSTHQPPPTLLTVVKKPPINQQSRSSSSSTPTPTVFPSSGSMTTTPTQFPLPHPVDHHKPATPKKEKVQKNPMLTQLLIPNNQEMMEPAAPMKSHPMLMGLLKDDLEQDQAQTNTQRGGKIPTPQGGYQSNQLTTMLSGGSGQFNPASGFMSPSSTYGGMEPPIPMSGSHTMPPPSYPSSHSQNQIGQLPNMSPVQHSPAAGMQQFQRLSEVDEMTGPVTPTLSFGMMSPGLSSPGLPQQGRGRRASRQKSYPIENSDFPVFETSQDSFQAQMNIETDALNELLAMQHRQGMTTLRRTDSMSPGVSLGSHMPLQHSSSLKSISENMGNNNLLTRSSSASSGKGGRSMMSPGPRGLRTPEGMMTLGSPPMFDASGNNQRGSRVKSFDSHQSELFRSPLPSMSPGGLSMNFPLSAGSMQDPEADPFTFDDNKNPSKISMTETTVGAGSTQRSNKPPLYHSTSTDEAMKELAKSKPVLLRALTEDLSFKPETQRPTGSSAQGLMPNLTSLVQSSTSNHSLFDLPNKLMTSTSITTMPDKGLVRQNAVDKPGSTTPGRSGDTKNEKAVRRRNSSKNDEGKAPAKKRGRPPSVKDHGGKKKKGEGGGPQSDDPNANPPIMLNIQLSSTGAPISSTTKTKPLLGSALPQKNQTGINPIPVPATSITSIGTSNNNTTNAPTTTSSTGLSGTPMSILSDIEKYLKSQEELQSRKKKKVIGKTPFQSKQSFGPQSSSSSITSADKNQQGYQLGKHPGSVSPRNGGAGVMAQKRARKNSIEDIVTKLASDKMSTNIPGVSSPSIQDSGKQSFEKDANSNLLTKSKSLLSNSPYQKPPGSIMSKLPQGSTEEKNIKSGTIPKPLGHAKSLISKINPNLNTMLKGGFTAKTGRPQVTELPSGMKTQGESDMEKVLKFVNQAAAATAAKGPTMHAPAPLNKVGAPKVPRNPPPAKVRSITPTSVPVGSSPIQRKSPSQMLTKTLSSDLAARQLSAKLSGSNSAGTPPPVKKSPLRNPSIGGLPARPSSASSIDPPSSSFSKSLSTSPTPVAIGFARKSAPGSDQHFVAPSISPNSKRTSSPQIQRTTSPLTRIDDKVGKGSSTLTQIRDEQTPVFISGRSLNERQSPERAAMPTPLSPTPAMQKSSSILQGSKRAPTPRNITLSPSLSPALSSPYIPDDELMNQAVT is encoded by the exons ATGGAAGCAGTTacacagaataataaaaaaaaacaagatagtGAAGCACTAATGGAGTATTTGAGGAGAAATCCTCCTCGTGTAAAAAGCATTGGTGAAGTTGTCAACTTATTGCATGTG ATATCGACTGAGCAGAGATCATGCAATGTATTGCGTTCTTGCGTAGACAAAGTTTTAATGAATATGAGTAATATTCGTACATTACGAGATATTATTGAAAGATTAAGATCTGTATCAAGAACTAACGG TTTTCGCTTTGAACTTCCTGCTTCTTCAAGTCCAGAAACAAGATGTCGTCTTGTGTCAGATATGTTTAGTGTCAAAATAATACTCGGAACGTCAAATACACCTGACCATAGTCCTACAGTTATTGACGTCAGCATACAACACAGTGATGAATATAGAACTTCTCCACATCTTATTAATATAATAAG AGCTGGAAAATTTTTGGAACTATCCTCCCATCTCCAAGGATTAACGGAAATGTATTTGACTTCTGGGAGTAGACCAAGTAGAACTAAAGTTTATATGTCATTGCAATCTCTTGAAACTGACCTGGTTAAGATGAGTCAAATATACAA GGACACACACAAAGATGCTTCTGCTTTGGATATTGTAATGAACGGTACAGTTGGTGTATTGACTCCTAGACTGGCTGGTGATAGATCACATTTTGCTTTCTTTGTTTCACCATATGATTTGATTGACACATCTGCCAAACAGAAAATATCACTCAATGATGTTG TGCCAAAACACATCGGACTTCACGCTGAAGTGAGTATCGAACAGAGATCTACTGCCTGTAATCTTCCTATTACACCGTTGATCACGAACAAACATCCTATTGATGCGTCTGG CATGCCAAGGTTTCTAGATATTAGTCATCACAATTCTATGATGCTACAAGCATGTTTTGTACTTCATCTTAAACCACCAGTTCCAGTGCTTTCTAAAGTTGTTGAAGACATCGCAAAAATTACAA ATCTTGGAATCAGTTCTGAAGATGATCACACAACCAAGCCATATCTTGAATTACTGAATGCTAATAAGAAAACTTTTAAG ATACCTCTTGGTGATGAGATTCATGTTTATCATCTTGATATATCGGAATTGAAGGGAAGTTTAGtaaataaagtttattttacACATCCTGGCCATGTTCCTGCTATATTATGTTGTCTGAGAAAGCAGTCTCACTTAAACACACTTATTTCAAGTTGCATAAGAGATACAAAATTAG aGATTAAAAAGTACAAGCAGTGGTATTTTGAAGTATCATGTAGCAGAAATATTGACAAAGTTTGTGTAATAATGGAACATCCTTCAACAAAAAGCACAGCATCTT TGGAAATCAAACTTGACAAGTCAGGTTTTCAGAGTTGTACAATATTTACTGGGCGAGGTGATCCACCTCTATGTACTGATGAATTTGTTGCAAAAGTTTTAAGCAAATGTTCCTCACTTCCAATCACAATGAG AAAACTCATTGAACAAAGCATCAAGAACCCGAAGAAGGAAGCTGAAGTGAATCGGGCTCGTCCGTTATTTGCTCCCTCTACCCACCAACCCCCACCTACATTACTTACAGTGGTGAAGAAACCTCCGATTAATCAACAGTCCCGCTCCAGTAGTTCGTCGACCCCAACACCCACAGTGTTTCCAAGCAGTGGCAGCATGACTACTACCCCTACACAATTCCCATTACCTCATCCAGTTG atcaCCATAAACCTGCTACACCGAAAAAAGAAAAAGTCCAGAAAAATCCTATGTTGACTCAACTTCTGATACCAAATAATCAAGAAATGATGGAACCAGCAGCTCCTATGAAG AGTCACCCAATGCTAATGGGTCTTCTAAAAGACGATTTGGAGCAAGATCAAGCCCAAACAAACACCCAGCGAGGTGGGAAAATCCCCACTCCACAAGGAGGATATCAGTCTAATCAATTGACTACCATGTTAAGTGGTGGTAGCGGACAATTCAATCCGGCATCTGGATTCATGTCACCTAGTTCAACATATGGTGGCATGGAACCTCCCATTCCAATGAGTGGGTCACACACTATGCCCCCTCCGAGTTACCCTTCATCCCATTCACAAAATCAAATAGGACAACTACCAAACATGTCTCCTGTACAACATTCTCCTGCAGCAGGAATGCAGCAGTTTCAG CGACTGAGTGAAGTAGATGAGATGACAGGACCAGTTACTCCAACTCTATCATTTGGAATGATGTCACCTGGACTATCTTCACCAGGATTACCTCAACAAGGGAGAG GTAGAAGAGCAAGCCGCCAGAAATCTTATCCGATTgaaaattcagattttcctGTGTTTGAGACTTCGCAAGATTCCTTTCAGGCG CAAATGAATATCGAAACTGATGCTCTCAATGAGTTACTTGCAATGCAGCACAGACAAG GAATGACAACTTTAAGAAGAACAGACTCTATGTCCCCTGGTGTAAGCCTAGGATCACACATGCCACTGCAGCATTCTTCATCTCTCAAATCGATTTCAGAGAATATGGGGAACAACAATTTACTTACAAG aAGCTCATCAGCCAGCAGTGGAAAAGGTGGAAGGTCAATGATGTCTCCTGGACCTCGAGGTTTAAGAACTCCTGAAGGCATG ATGACTCTGGGATCTCCACCAATGTTTGATGCTTCTGGTAATAATCAGAGG GGTTCGAGGGTCAAATCATTCGATAGCCATCAGAGTGAGTTATTTCGGTCGCCGTTACCATCTATGTCACCTGGGGGATTATCGATGAATTTTCCACTCAGTGCTGGATCAATGCAAGATCCTGAGGCTGATCCATTTACATTTGATGACAACAA AAACCCTTCAAAAATCAGTATGACAGAAACTACGGTCGGCGCTGGATCTACACAACGTAGTAACAAACCACCTCTATATCACAGTACCTCAACAG ATGAAGCAATGAAAGAGTTGGCCAAAAGTAAACCAGTATTACTACGGGCACTTACAGAAGATCTATCTTTCAAACCAGAAACTCAACGTCCAACTGGAAGCTCTGCCCAAG GTTTGATGCCAAACTTGACGTCTTTAGTGCAATCCTCGACTTCAAATCATTCTTTGTTTGATTTGCCAAACAAACTAATGACTTCTACATCAATAACAACAATGCCAGACAAAGGACTAGTACGACAAAACGCCGTCGATAAACCAGGAAGCACCACACCT GGAAGATCAGGAGATACCAAGAATGAAAAGGCAGTGAGAAGAAGAAATTCGAGTAAAAATGATGAAGGAAAAGCGCCGGCTAAAAAGCGAGGACGTCCACCTTCTGTCAAAGATCATGGAG GTAAGAAAAAGAAGGGTGAAGGAGGCGGACCACAAAGTGATGACCCAAATGCAAATCCACCAATCATGTTAAACATACAACTGTCATCAACTGGGGCTCCTATATCATCAACAACCAAAACTAAACCATTGCTTGGATCAGCACTACCGCAGA AGAATCAGACTGGCATCAATCCCATACCTGTTCCCGCTACGTCGATTACAAGTATTGGGACAAGCAACAACAACACAACTAATGCACCAACCACAACTAGCAGTACCGGGTTATCTGGAACACCAATGTCAATTCTTAGTGATATTGAAAAATATCTCAAATCACAAGAAGAACTACAGAGTAGAAAGAAAAAGAAAG TTATAGGAAAAACGCCATTCCAGAGTAAACAATCATTTGGTCCTCAATCATCTTCCAGTAGTATTACATCTGCAGATAAGAATCAACAAGGTTATCAACTTGGTAAA CATCCTGGCTCAGTTTCACCTCGGAATGGAGGTGCTGGAGTGATGGCTCAAAAACGTGCTCGAAAAAACTCAATCGAAGATATTGTCACAAAATTGGCATCAGACAAAATGTCAACTAACATTCCAGGTGTGTCATCTCCATCAATTCAAG ATTCAGGCAAACAATCATTCGAAAAAGACGCAAACAGTAATTTACTGACAAAATCAAAGTCATTGCTTTCAAATTCTCCATATCAGAAACCACCAGGAAGCATCATGAGTAAACTTCCACAGGGAAGCACagaagaaaaaaacataaaaagtggAACAATTCCCAAGCCATTAGGTCATGCAAAGAGCCTAATTAGCAAAATAAATCCTAATCTCAACACTATGCTTAAAGGAGGCTTTACTGCCAAAACAGGACGTCCCCAAGTTACGGAACTTCCATCAGGGATGAAGACACAAGGAGAATCTGATATggaaaaagttttgaaatttgttaatcAAGCTGCTGCTGCAACGGCGGCGAAAGGTCCAACAATGCATGCACCTGCACCATTGAACAAAGTTGGGGCTC CTAAAGTTCCACGGAATCCGCCACCAGCCAAAGTCAGAAGCATCACACCAACGTCTGTTCCTGTGGGCAGTAGCCCAATTCAAAGAAAATCACCTTCGCAAATGCTGACCAAAACTCTCTCATCTGATTTAGCTGCACGACAGTTATCTGCCAAACTTTCTGGATCCAACTCTGCAGGAACTCCGCCACCTGTTAAAAAGTCACCTCTGAGAAATCCTTCTATAGGGG gTCTTCCCGCAAGACCGAGTTCTGCATCATCAATAGATCCTCCGTCTTCAAGTTTCTCAAAATCTCTTTCAACTTCACCGACTCCTGTTGCTATCGGTTTTGCCAGAAAATCCGCACCTGGATCAGATCAACATTTTGTAGCACCTTCTATTTCACCTAATTCGAAACGAACATCATCACCTCAGATTCAACGAACAACGTCGCCACTTACTCGCATCGATGATAAAGTTGGAAAAG GTAGCTCAACGTTGACTCAAATCAGAGATGAACAGACACCTGTCTTCATATCG GGAAGAAGTTTGAATGAGAGACAATCTCCCGAACGTGCTGCAATGCCAACCCCTCTTTCACCAACCCCTGCAATGCAGAAAAGTTCTAGTATTCTGCAAGGATCAAAGAGAGCTCCAACTCCTCGAAATATTACTTTGTCTCCATCGCTGAGTCCAGCTTTATCCAGTCCATATATACCAGATGATGAGTTGATGAATCAAGCTGTGACATAA